The Constrictibacter sp. MBR-5 DNA segment CCTACTGGAAGCACGGCTTCTATATCTTCGAGGGCGTCGTCGGCGCCGACGAGATCGCCGAGCTTCGCCGCGAGGCGACGGACATGCTGGAGCGCGCCCCCGTCGCCCCCGGCGCCACGCTCGACGCGAAAGGCCGCGAGGCGCTCGGGCTCGATGCGAAGCGCAACCCCTACAACCTGATCCGTCCCCTGTCGGATCCCGTCGGCGGTACCGAGCTTCTCGGCGGGCGGCACCCCAGCCGCATGGCGGAGCCGACGCCGGAAAGCGACGCGCCCGCCTACGTCGTGCACCAGATGCGCGGCATGTGCCAGTACATGCCCGCCGGTCTGCGCCTCTACGGACACCCGCAGCTTCTGACCATCGCCGAATCCATCAACGGCGAGGACTTCGTGCCCTTCAACGACGTGATCTTCGTCAAGCAGCCCGGCCTCGGCGGCTCGGTCGCCTGGCACCAGGACGGCGTCACGCACTGGAACGCGCCGAACTGGGACGAAGGCATCCACGGCTTCAACTTCCAGGTCCAGCTCTACCCCACGACGGCCGGGAACGCCCTCTGGGTCATGCCGGGCACGCACAAGCTGGGCCGCGCCGACATCAAGCGTATGGTGGCGGAGAACGGTGGCAGCGAGCAGCTTCCCGGTGCCGTGCCGCTGATCTGTGCCGCCGGCGACGTCACCATCGTGAACCGCCAGACGCTGCACGGATCGTTCGCCAACACTTCGCCCGACATGCGTATCTCGATCACCTTCGGCTTCCACCGCCGCAGTTCGGTGCTAGGCGCCAAGGCGGCGCTCAGCATGCAGCAGTACGGCGAGGCGACCTACGACGAGCAGCGCATCGCCGACCGGGCGGCGGTCATCGCCGTCGCCATCGACGCGCGGCGGCAAAAGCATCCCGAAGAGACTCCGTTCCTCTATCGTCCCTTCGCCGACCGTATCGACGAATTCCGCTTCAACGACGAGACGTTCGGCAGGGTGCTTCGCGACTACTGCCTGAAGGACCTGGCCATCTGACGGTCGGTAACCGCTGCCGGCCGTCAGATATCCGGGAGCGCCTCGACGAGTATGCCCCGCCGTTCGTCAATGTGCAGGGTCACAGGGGTTCCGCCGCGTGTGGCCGGCAGGGAAGCGGTACGCCCGGCGCGCGTGACGGAGCCAAGATCGCCATAACCCCGGGCGCGGAGCCGCTGGTCCAGTGCCGGCGGGCCGCCGTCCGGAAGCCATTCCCCGGCAAGCCGAACCGCGACGTCCTCGCGCTCGCCCGCTGCGGTGAACTGCCGACCGTCGATCGCGATCCCCTTCACCCGCTCGAACCCGAGCGCCGCCAGGGCCCCCGCCACCGCCTGTTCGCTCCGTTCCCGATCGTGCATGGCAGCGCTCAGACCCGGGCTGTCCACCGTCCCGGTGGTCGAACGGCTGGCACCGGAGAGCGCGGTCACGGCCGTCGTTCCCGTACCCACGAGCGCTGACGCCCCGCCGTTTCCGGCGTTCGGGCCGCAGCCCGCACAGATGAGCGCAACCAACAACGACGTCGTTTGGCGAAGCATTTGAACTTCCATGAATCGAGAACCGGGCCAGCATGATGCTGTCAGGCAGCTGAAACTCGCCCCTTTTGGGTGGGTTCCGTCCTCACCGGGCGACCCGGCTTCTCCCGAATGCACTGGCTGGATCGCCGCGCGTCCAAACGGGCCGGCCCGAGCGAACATCTTCGCGGCTGACACGTTGGAAATCCTCATACCCACCCCGAGGCGCCACGCGTGGCGCGGATTTTCCGAAGAAGGCGGTCGGCAGGGATGACGGGAAGAGGTTGGTTCGCGCGCAGGTTCGATGCGCTCAGGCGCATGGCGCGGGTTCTCGGCCGCCCGGTCCGTCGTGCCGCGCGCGGCGGCGGGGGTGTCGCCGTTCTCGTCTATCGCGGGTACGGTTCGGCGACGGAGATTTTCCTGATCGGCCGCGTATTGCACCAGTATGGCGGGCCGCCCAGCGGCGCCGCCTTCGCCGACCTCGTGCGCCGGACGCTGCAGCGCGGGGTGTCCGGCGCCGACCTCACCGCCCGGTTCGGCAGGGACGAAGCACGCATATCGACCGATCGCGACGGCTATTTCCGCATCCACCTCCGTCTTGAGCGACCGCCGCCCGCGGCTTGTTGCTGGCACACCGTGGAGGTGACGCTGGAGGGCCGGGAGCCCGTCGTCGCGCAGGGCGAGGTGTTCATACCGCCGCCGACCTGCCGGCTCGTCACCATCAGCGACATCG contains these protein-coding regions:
- a CDS encoding phytanoyl-CoA dioxygenase family protein; protein product: MATVTAASPEPSLAKHAEGMAAYRQEGMRRAAEIGNRGPVRFDAEGRLHPDILAAYWKHGFYIFEGVVGADEIAELRREATDMLERAPVAPGATLDAKGREALGLDAKRNPYNLIRPLSDPVGGTELLGGRHPSRMAEPTPESDAPAYVVHQMRGMCQYMPAGLRLYGHPQLLTIAESINGEDFVPFNDVIFVKQPGLGGSVAWHQDGVTHWNAPNWDEGIHGFNFQVQLYPTTAGNALWVMPGTHKLGRADIKRMVAENGGSEQLPGAVPLICAAGDVTIVNRQTLHGSFANTSPDMRISITFGFHRRSSVLGAKAALSMQQYGEATYDEQRIADRAAVIAVAIDARRQKHPEETPFLYRPFADRIDEFRFNDETFGRVLRDYCLKDLAI